The sequence CCCATTCACGACAACTTCGAAATGGAGGTGGCAGCCGGTGGAATTCCCCGTGGTGCCGCTTTGGGCGAGGAGGTCGCCGCGGGAGACCTTGTCGCCGGTCTTGGCGCTGATGCTGGTGAGGTGGTTGTAGGTGGTCTTCAGGCCGTTGCCATGGTCTACCACGACGCGGTTTCCGTAGCCGCCGGCCCAGCCGGCTTCCGTCACGGTGCCGCCCGCGGCGGAGTAGACCGGGCTGCCGCAGGCTGCCCCGTAGTCCTGGCCGGTGTGCATTTCCCCGGCGTAGCCGGTAACGGGGTTGACCCGGAAGCCGAACGGCGAGGTCATCTTCATGCTGTCCATCGGCTGCGAGAGCGTCCCCTCGCTACCGATCGGTTTGGCGTCCTCCCCGGCGGCGACCATGACCTGCTCGAGCTTCGCGTCCGGGTCGAACGTGCTGCTCAGGCCGGTCCGCTGGAACTGCAGTTCAACCCCGGCCGCTGCGGTCACCGGCTGTCCGGAAACCGCGACGGCGCCCGTTCCGGCGGCTTCGGCGACGTCCGGGCCCGGGGTGGCATTGCCGGCTGTCGTCGGCAACAGAATGGTCAGCGCCAGGCCTGAGGCGGCGGCGGCAACGGCGGCCTTGTGGCCGGCACCACGGACCGATG is a genomic window of Arthrobacter sp. Marseille-P9274 containing:
- a CDS encoding M23 family metallopeptidase, with the protein product MSELRATGRRRSAAPVPVRRPRTAATGRRRAEVAASSKSSVRGAGHKAAVAAAASGLALTILLPTTAGNATPGPDVAEAAGTGAVAVSGQPVTAAAGVELQFQRTGLSSTFDPDAKLEQVMVAAGEDAKPIGSEGTLSQPMDSMKMTSPFGFRVNPVTGYAGEMHTGQDYGAACGSPVYSAAGGTVTEAGWAGGYGNRVVVDHGNGLKTTYNHLTSISAKTGDKVSRGDLLAQSGTTGNSTGCHLHFEVVVNGDMVDPKGWL